Proteins from a genomic interval of Rosa chinensis cultivar Old Blush chromosome 2, RchiOBHm-V2, whole genome shotgun sequence:
- the LOC112186279 gene encoding TLC domain-containing protein 4 isoform X1, whose protein sequence is MAIKSYEMVAEQYLLSDPFVPYTSMLLGICACKLVYHVNHLLSAAYFKGYSGLSRMKRIEWNNRAMSTLHAIFITAMSLYLVFWSNLYSDYSDNQLKPFVTLQSSPLSTFVLGVSVGYFLSDLGMIFWFYPALGGLEYVIHHLLSIASVAYAMLTGEGQLYTYMVLISETTTPGINLRWYLDTAGMKRTKTYMINGVIIFIAWLVARILLFMFLFYHLYLHYEQVKQMHAVGQFLAFGVPPILAVMNLIWFGKILKGLKKTLAKRQ, encoded by the exons ATGGCAATCAAATCCTATGAGATGGTGGCTGAGCAATACCTGCTCTCTGACCCTTTTGTTCCTTACACATCTATGCTTTTGGGGATTTGCGCCTGCAAATTG GTTTACCATGTTAACCATTTGCTCAGTGCTGCTTACTTCAAGGGATATTCTGGCCTTTCGAGGATGAAACGTATTGAGTGGAACAATAG GGCTATGTCAACTCTTCATGCCATTTTTATCACAGCTATGTCATTGTACTTGGTGTTTTGGTCGAATCTCTATTCCGACTATTCTGACAACCAACTCAAGCCATTTGTTACTTTGCAGAGCTCCCCATTGTCTACATTTGTATTGGGG GTTTCAGTTGGGTACTTCCTATCTGACCTTGGCATGATCTTTTGGTTTTACCCTGCTTTAGGTGGATTGGAATAT GTGATTCATCATCTTCTTTCTATAGCATCTGTAGCATATGCAATGTTGACTGGGGAAGGACAACTGTATACCTACATGGTTCTTATCTCTGAGACAACCACCCCCGGTATCAATTTGAGATG GTATCTTGACACTGCTGGAATGAAGAGGACTAAAACTTATATGATAAACGGGGTTATAATATTCATTGCTTGGCTG GTTGCCAGAATCCTTCTGTTCATGTTTCTGTTCTACCATCTCTACCTGCATTATGAACAG GTAAAACAAATGCACGCCGTTGGACAATTTTTAGCTTTCGGGGTGCCACCGATACTAGCTGTCATGAATTTGATATGGTTTGGGAAGATTTTGAAGGGATTGAAGAAGACATTAGCAAAGAGGCAATGA
- the LOC112186279 gene encoding TLC domain-containing protein 4 isoform X2 has protein sequence MAIKSYEMVAEQYLLSDPFVPYTSMLLGICACKLVYHVNHLLSAAYFKGYSGLSRMKRIEWNNRAMSTLHAIFITAMSLYLVFWSNLYSDYSDNQLKPFVTLQSSPLSTFVLGVSVGYFLSDLGMIFWFYPALGGLEYVIHHLLSIASVAYAMLTGEGQLYTYMVLISETTTPGINLRWYLDTAGMKRTKTYMINGVIIFIAWLVARILLFMFLFYHLYLHYEQVICTPTST, from the exons ATGGCAATCAAATCCTATGAGATGGTGGCTGAGCAATACCTGCTCTCTGACCCTTTTGTTCCTTACACATCTATGCTTTTGGGGATTTGCGCCTGCAAATTG GTTTACCATGTTAACCATTTGCTCAGTGCTGCTTACTTCAAGGGATATTCTGGCCTTTCGAGGATGAAACGTATTGAGTGGAACAATAG GGCTATGTCAACTCTTCATGCCATTTTTATCACAGCTATGTCATTGTACTTGGTGTTTTGGTCGAATCTCTATTCCGACTATTCTGACAACCAACTCAAGCCATTTGTTACTTTGCAGAGCTCCCCATTGTCTACATTTGTATTGGGG GTTTCAGTTGGGTACTTCCTATCTGACCTTGGCATGATCTTTTGGTTTTACCCTGCTTTAGGTGGATTGGAATAT GTGATTCATCATCTTCTTTCTATAGCATCTGTAGCATATGCAATGTTGACTGGGGAAGGACAACTGTATACCTACATGGTTCTTATCTCTGAGACAACCACCCCCGGTATCAATTTGAGATG GTATCTTGACACTGCTGGAATGAAGAGGACTAAAACTTATATGATAAACGGGGTTATAATATTCATTGCTTGGCTG GTTGCCAGAATCCTTCTGTTCATGTTTCTGTTCTACCATCTCTACCTGCATTATGAACAGGTGATTTGTACGCCTACAAGTACTTAA
- the LOC112186278 gene encoding BTB/POZ domain and ankyrin repeat-containing protein NPR1, which yields MENVNDLSASLSFASSYLSNGSSGSHGLASANAQPGLTTEHLSLSKLSDNLERLLLDSQYDYSDAEIVVEGIPVSVNRCILAARSQFFHELFQKGNDNSMKEGKPQYLMSELVPHGGVGYEAFNVFLNYLYTGKLKPSPPEVSTCVEDVCAHDACGPAINYAVELMYASSTFQMKELVQVVQRRLWNFVDKALVEDVIPILVAAFHCQLSQLLSHCVQRVSRSDLDNVALEKELPHEVLDDVKSLRLESQEKDESIMLEKEPREDKRLKSIRRILRALDSDDVELVTLLLNESDSITLDDAHALHYAAAYCDPKIVKEILGLGLADVNLRNAREHTVLHVAARRKEPSVIVHLLNKGASALETTSDGQTAVAICRRLTRPKDYNENTKQGEESNKDRMCIDLLEREMRRNSICGNLSNTSQMVADDFHVSLSYLENRVAFAHLLFPTEAKLAMEMADADLTSGYTGLSGSRTSNGNLREVDLNETPSGRAKRLQEKLQTLIKTVEKGRRFFPHCSAVLDKFLDDLGMGDYFLEKGTPEEQKNKKRRFLELKADVQKAFCKDMAEKAENNQSVLTSSSN from the exons ATGGAGAATGTGAATGATCTGTCGGCTTCGTTGAGCTTTGCCTCCTCATATCTGTCAAATGGGTCTAGTGGAAGCCATGGACTTGCCTCGGCCAATGCTCAACCCGGCTTGACTACTGAGCATTTGAGTCTAAGCAAACTGAGTGACAATCTAGAGAGGTTGTTACTTGATTCTCAGTACGACTATAGTGATGCAGAGATTGTTGTTGAGGGCATCCCTGTTAGTGTTAATCGGTGTATATTAGCTGCCCGTAGTCAGTTTTTTCATGAGCTTTTTCAGAAGGGCAATGATAATTCGATGAAAGAAGGTAAACCGCAGTATCTGATGTCTGAATTGGTTCCTCACGGTGGGGTTGGCTACGAGGCCTTCAATGTTTTCTTGAACTATTTGTACACCGGGAAGCTTAAGCCATCACCTCCAGAAGTGTCGACATGTGTTGAGGATGTTTGTGCTCATGATGCATGTGGCCCTGCTATTAACTATGCTGTGGAATTGATGTATGCTTCTTCCACGTTTCAAATGAAGGAGCTTGTTCAAGTTGTTCAG CGCCGTCTTTGGAACTTTGTTGACAAAGCTCTTGTTGAAGATGTGATCCCAATTCTTGTAGCTGCTTTCCACTGCCAACTGAGTCAGCTGCTCTCACACTGTGTTCAGAGGGTCTCAAGGTCAGATCTCGACAATGTGGCTCTAGAGAAAGAGCTTCCTCATGAAGTTTTAGATGATGTAAAATCACTCCGTCTCGAATCTCAGGAAAAGGATGAATCAATTATGCTGGAGAAGGAGCCGAGGGAGGATAAGAGGCTTAAAAGCATCAGGAGAATCCTCAGGGCATTAGACTCTGATGATGTTGAACTTGTTACCCTTCTTCTGAATGAGTCTGATTCTATCACATTAGATGATGCTCATGCTCTCCACTATGCTGCTGCATACTGTGATCCTAAGATTGTTAAGGAGATTCTTGGTCTAGGGTTGGCAGATGTCAACCTTCGCAATGCACGAGAACATACTGTGCTTCATGTGGCAGCAAGGCGTAAGGAGCCATCAGTTATAGTTCATCTTCTGAACAAGGGAGCCTCTGCCTTAGAAACTACATCAGATGGTCAAACTGCTGTTGCAATTTGCCGGAGGTTGACTAGACCAAAGGATTATAATGAGAACACAAAGCAGGGAGAGGAATCTAATAAAGACCGAATGTGTATAGATCttctagagagagagatgcgAAGAAACTCGATATGTGGGAACTTGTCAAACACATCACAGATGGTAGCTGATGATTTTCACGTGAGCCTGAGCTATCTAGAAAATAGAG TGGCATTTGCACATTTGTTGTTTCCTACCGAAGCCAAGCTTGCTATGGAAATGGCAGATGCTGATTTAACATCAGGGTACACTGGCCTTTCAGGatcaagaacctcaaatggaaacTTACGTGAGGTTGATTTGAATGAAACACCCTCTGGAAGGGCCAAAAGACTCCAAGAAAAATTGCAAACCCTTATTAAAACAG TGGAAAAGGGTCGCCGCTTCTTCCCCCATTGCTCAGCAGTTCTTGATAAGTTCTTGGATGATCTCGGTATGGGTGATTACTTTCTCGAGAAAGGCACTCCTGAAGAGCAGAAAAACAAGAAGAGGCGTTTCTTGGAACTCAAGGCCGATGTACAGAAGGCATTTTGCAAGGACATGGCTGAAAAGGCTGAAAATAACCAGTCTGTTTTGACATCCTCATCTAATTGA
- the LOC112189679 gene encoding BTB/POZ domain and ankyrin repeat-containing protein NPR1: MRRNSMAVNMSNTSQVIADDLNVRLDYFENRVAFARLLFPAEAKLAMEMADHPTSDSSGNLREVDLNETPSVRSERLHEKLRALIKTVDMGQRFSPHCSEVLDMFLDDETDMADYFLEKGTPEEEKNKKRMRFMELKDDIQKAFCRDVAENQGQF, encoded by the exons ATGCGAAGAAATTCAATGGCTGTGAACATGTCAAACACATCACAGGTGATAGCTGATGATTTGAATGTGAGGCTGGACTATTTTGAAAACAGAG TGGCATTTGCACGGTTGTTGTTTCCTGCGGAAGCCAAGCTTGCTATGGAAATGGCGGATCATCCAACATCAGACTCTAGTGGGAACTTACGAGAGGTCGATTTGAATGAAACACCCTCTGTACGATCCGAAAGACTCCACGAAAAATTGCGAGCCCTAATTAAAACAG TGGATATGGGACAGCGCTTCTCCCCCCATTGCTCAGAAGTTCTTGATATGTTTCTGGATGATGAGACGGACATGGCTGATTACTTCCTTGAAAAAGGAACTCCTGAAGAGGAGAAAAACAAGAAGAGGATGCGCTTCATGGAACTTAAAGATGATATACAGAAGGCATTTTGCAGGGATGTGGCTGAAAACCAGGGTCAGTTTTGA
- the LOC112186569 gene encoding BTB/POZ domain and ankyrin repeat-containing protein NPR1 translates to MDHLNDLSSSLSFASSYLSNGSSGNYVSASANSQSTEHLSLSRLSDNLERLLLDAQYDYGDADIVVEGVAVGVNRCILAARSQFFHELFKKGNDDSKKEGKPQYMMSELVPFGGVGYEAFKVVLNYLYTGKLKPPPPEVSTVSTCVDDNCAHEACGPAINYAVELMYAAATFQMKELVHVVQRRLTNFVEKALVEDVIPILVASFHCKQSQLFSHCIQRVAKSDLDNVVLEKELPHEVFDSIKSLRLESQQMDESSMLEMEPGEEKRLKSIGRIHKALDSDDVELVTLLLKESDSISLDGAYALHYAVAYCDPKIVKEVLGLRLANTNLRNARGHTVLHVAARRKEPAVLVPLLNSGASALETTLDGQTAVAICRRLTRPKDYNENTKQGEVSNKDRICIDLLEREMRRNSMAVDMSNTSQVIADDLNVRLDYFENRVAFARLLFPAEAKLAMEMADHPTSGYTGLLASKGSSGNLREVDLNETPSVRSKRLQEKLHALIKTVQMGRRFFPHCSEVLDKFLDDEMDMADYFLEKGTPEEQKNKKMRFLELKDDVQKAFCRDVAEKRGPELTASSSSSSSPKEGVNRKVRKRSS, encoded by the exons ATGGATCATTTGAATGACCTTTCGTCATCTTTGAGCTTTGCGTCTTCTTATCTATCGAATGGATCAAGTGGTAACTATGTATCTGCCTCGGCCAATTCTCAAAGTACAGAGCATTTGAGTCTGAGCAGACTCAGTGATAACCTGGAGAGGCTGTTGCTTGATGCTCAATATGACTATGGTGATGCGGACATTGTTGTTGAAGGGGTCGCGGTTGGTGTCAATCGGTGTATATTGGCTGCACGCAGTCAGTTTTTCCACGAGCTTTTTAAGAAGGGGAATGATGATTCGAAGAAGGAAGGTAAACCGCAGTATATGATGTCTGAATTGGTTCCTTTCGGTGGAGTTGGCTATGAAGCATTCAAGGTAGTCTTGAACTACTTGTACACTGGAAAACTTAAGCCACCGCCTCCAGAAGTATCAACTGTATCAACATGTGTTGATGATAATTGTGCCCATGAAGCATGCGGCCCTGCTATTAATTACGCTGTGGAATTAATGTATGCTGCTGCCACTTTCCAGATGAAAGAACTTGTTCATGTTGTGCAG CGCCGGCTTACTAACTTTGTCGAGAAAGCTCTTGTTGAAGACGTGATTCCGATTCTTGTAGCCTCTTTCCACTGCAAACAGAGTCAGCTGTTTTCACACTGCATCCAGAGGGTAGCAAAGTCAGATCTTGACAATGTGGTTCTAGAAAAAGAGCTTCCTCATGAAGTTTTTGATAGTATCAAATCACTCCGTCTCGAATCTCAGCAAATGGATGAATCAAGTATGCTGGAAATGGAGCCGGGGGAGGAAAAGAGGCTTAAAAGCATCGGGAGAATTCACAAGGCATTAGACTCTGATGATGTTGAACTGGTTACTCTTCTTCTAAAAGAGTCTGATTCTATTTCATTAGATGGTGCTTATGCTCTCCACTATGCTGTTGCATACTGTGATCCAAAAATTGTTAAGGAGGTTCTTGGTCTACGTCTGGCGAATACCAATCTTCGAAATGCCCGAGGACATACTGTACTTCATGTGGCTGCAAGGCGTAAGGAACCCGCAGTCCTAGTTCCTCTTCTGAACAGCGGAGCCTCTGCCTTAGAAACTACATTAGATGGTCAAACTGCTGTTGCAATTTGCCGGAGGTTGACTAGACCAAAGGATTATAATGAGAACACAAAGCAGGGAGAGGTGTCTAACAAAGACCGAATATGCATAGATCttctagagagagagatgcgAAGAAATTCGATGGCTGTGGACATGTCAAACACATCACAGGTGATAGCTGATGATTTGAATGTGAGGCTGGACTATTTTGAAAATAGAG TGGCATTTGCACGGTTGTTGTTTCCTGCTGAAGCCAAGCTTGCTATGGAAATGGCGGATCATCCAACATCAGGGTACACTGGCCTTTTAGCATCAAAAGGCTCTAGTGGGAACTTACGAGAGGTCGATTTGAATGAAACACCCTCCGTACGATCCAAAAGACTCCAAGAAAAATTGCATGCGCTAATTAAAACAG TGCAAATGGGACGACGCTTCTTCCCCCATTGCTCAGAAGTTCTTGATAAGTTTCTGGATGATGAGATGGATATGGCTGATTACTTCCTTGAGAAAGGAACTCCTGAAGAGCAGAAAAACAAGAAGATGCGCTTCTTGGAGCTTAAAGATGATGTACAGAAAGCATTTTGCAGGGATGTGGCTGAAAAACGGGGGCCAGAGTTGACGgcctcatcatcatcctcatcttcTCCGAAGGAGGGTGTTAATCGTAAGGTTAGGAAAAGGTCAAGTTGA
- the LOC112186303 gene encoding DExH-box ATP-dependent RNA helicase DExH6: MVRTKKGGRPATLISEEARIRIRDILQQFLESNEEVYTFGTDLTVNERAYVHEQCSKMDMKSKSSGSGKTRKVSVYRLFRMEAISNGKERIPQVTFSGDTREVLGDLFTWYPPGDGEEPKERIREDSDKFQKLHRKKDPLFCRPSMSQNEIAKKVEMQAAKMRKAKITKERSNLPMAPYRDVVTSAVESHQVVLVSGETGCGKTTQVPQYLLDHMWGKGEACKIVCTQPRRISAISVAERISYERGQNVGEDIGYKIRLESKGGRHSSVVFCTNGILLRILISRGGGRSKTDASNKETKQQDLSDITHIIVDEIHERDRHSDFILAILRDMLPSHPHLHLILMSATVDVERFSQYFGGCPIIRVPGFTYPVKSFYLEDVLSILRSVENNHLDNPALGASTADRDLSEEDKIALDEAISLAWSDDEFDPLLELVSTEGTRKIFNYQHSVTGLTPLMVFAGRGRVGDVCMLLSFGADCQLRAKDGTTALELAEQVNQLESAQMLKEHMESARSNSMEEQNLLNKYLQYFNPENIDFILIEQLLGKIFSDSKDGAILVFLPGWDDINKMRDRLLTNPYFRDPSKCVIISLHSMVPAAEQKKVFIRPPSGCRKIVLSTNIAETAVTIDDVVYVINTGRMKEKNYDPFSNVSTLQSSWVSKANAKQRQGRAGRCQPGICYHLYSKLRAAALSDFQVPEIRRMPIEELCLQVKLLDPDCKIDEFLNKTLDPPHSETIHNAISVLRDIGALSVDDKLTELGEKLGSLPVHPLTSKMLFFATLMNCLDPALTLACAADYKDPFSLPMMPEEKEKAAAAKAELCSLYGGNSDQLAVIAAFDCWKIAKEQGKENRFCAKYFVSASTMQMLSGMRKQLQTELIRLGFIPEDVSRCSLNARNPGIIHAVLVAGLYPMLGRLLSSTKSGKKKGSFVEIPDGSKVRLHPRSANFKIAFKARGGSPLVVYDEITRGDGGSNIRNCTVVGPLPLLLLSTEIAVAPANDDEGSDVDDNEYESDEDAMKIDSKSGEQAEEKIMSSPDKSVMVIVDGWLCFELKALDVAQIYCLRERLSAAILFTVTHPKEVLPPDLGASIYAIACVLSYDGLSGIPLPKPMDLPNSDLELEIGKDGKAQFKVTGNKAAKSKEPLRQRVVCQRSLSRATDLPALNGFAKLCDDPSIQSVPPPAFANATDLPALINGVAKLSGDRSIHSAPPPAFANTIPPPTSQVPAGPVAGNKRKKRRNQAG, from the exons atggtgaGGACGAAGAAAGGAGGACGACCGGCCACTCTGATTTCAGAAGAGGCAAGGATCCGAATACGTGACATACTCCAGCAGTTCCTGGAGTCCAATGAAGAAG TTTACACATTTGGGACAGACCTGACGGTTAATGAACGTGCTTACGTCCACGAACAGTGCAGCAAGATGGATATGAAATCCAAGAGCTCCGG GTCGGGTAAAACGCGCAAGGTTTCGGTTTACAGGCTTTTTAGGATGGAGGCAATCAGCAATGGTAAGGAAAGAATCCCTCAGGTGACGTTTTCCGGGGACACAAGAGAAGTTTTGGGGGATTTGTTTACGTGGTACCCACCCGGAGATGGAGAGGAACCCAAAGAAAGGATCCGTGAAGATAGTGACAAGTTTCAGAAACTCCACCGCAAGAAAGACCCGCTGTTCTGCAGACCTTCGATGAGCCAGAACGAAATTGCAAAGAAAGTGGAAATGCAGGCTGCCAAAATGAGAAAAGCCAAG ATTACTAAAGAGAGGTCTAACCTACCCATGGCACCCTACAGGGATGTGGTAACGTCAGCAGTTGAATCTCACCAG GTTGTTCTTGTATCTGGCGAGACTGGGTGCGGAAAGACCACACAG GTGCCACAATATCTTTTGGACCATATGTGGGGTAAGGGTGAGGCATGTAAAATAGTGTGCACTCAACCCAGGCGTATCTCAGCCATATCAG TTGCTGAGAGAATCTCTTATGAAAGAGGACAGAATGTTGGGGAGGATATTGGGTACAAG ATACGGTTGGAAAGCAAAGGTGGGAGGCACTCATCTGTGGTGTTCTGCACAAATGGGATTCTACTGAGGATTCTAATTTCCAGAGGCGGTGGTAGGTCAAAAACAGATGCATCGAATAAAGAAACCAAACAACAAGATCTCTCTGACATAACTCACATTATTGTG GATGAAATTCATGAAAGGGATCGCCACTCTGATTTCATTCTGGCTATTCTCAG AGACATGCTTCCTTCGCATCCTCATCTGCATCTG ATATTGATGAGTGCGACTGTTGATGTGGAACGGTTTTCACAATATTTTGGTGGCTGCCCAATTATCCGTGTCCCAGGGTTCACTTATCCT GTCAAATCTTTCTATTTGGAGGATGTATTGTCTATCTTGAGATCTGTAGAAAATAATCACTTAGATAACCCAGCATTAGGTGCCTCAACTGCAGACCGTGACTTATCAGAGGAAGATAAGATTGCTTTAGATGAAGCAATTAGTTTGGCTTGGTCAGATGATGAATTTGATCCACTTCTAGAATTGGTTTCTACTGAAGGAACCCGTAAAATATTTAATTACCAGCATTCTGTAACTGGACTTACACCATTAATGGTATTTGCTGGAAGGGGTAGAGTAGGAGATGTTTGCATGCTGCTATCATTTGGTGCAGACTGCCAATTACGGGCCAAGGATGGAACCACTGCATTAGAGTTGGCTGAGCAGGTAAACCAATTAGAATCTGCTCAGATGTTGAAAGAGCATATGGAAAGTGCTCGTTCTAACTCTATGGAAGAACAAAATTTGCTCAATAAATATCTCCAATATTTTAATCCTGAGAATATTGATTTCATTCTTATTGAGCAATTGTTAGGGAAAATTTTTAGTGATTCGAAAGATGGAGCTATTCTTGTTTTTCTTCCAGGGTGGGATGATATAAATAAAATGAGGGACAGATTACTCACGAACCCATATTTCAGAGATCCTTCTAAGTGTGTGATTATATCTCTACATTCAATGGTTCCAGCTGCTGAACAGAAGAAGGTCTTCATTCGTCCACCTAGTGGTTGCCGAAAAATTGTTCTTTCAACCAATATTGCTGAAACTGCAGTCACTATTGATGATGTTGTTTATGTTATAAACACGGGTcggatgaaagaaaaaaattatgatcCTTTTAGTAATGTTTCAACTCTTCAATCTTCTTGGGTGTCAAAAGCGAATGCCAAGCAGCGACAGGGGCGTGCGGGCCGTTGTCAGCCTGGAATCTGTTATCATCTTTACTCTAAACTTCGAGCAGCTGCATTGTCAGATTTTCAGGTGCCTGAGATTAGGAGAATGCCAATCGAGGAACTTTGCCTTCAG GTGAAGTTGCTTGATCCGGATTGCAAGATAGACGAGTTCCTAAACAAGACGCTGGATCCTCCTCATTCTGAGACCATACACAATGCGATTTCTGTTCTTCGAGATATCGGGGCTTTGTCGGTGGACGATAAACTTACAGAACTTGGGGAAAAGCTAGGTTCTTTACCTGTTCATCCATTGACAAGCAAGATGCTATTCTTTGCCACACTGATGAACTGTCTCGACCCAGCTTTAACTCTGGCCTGTGCTGCCGACTACAAGGATCCATTCTCTCTTCCTATGATGCCTGAGGAAAAGGAGAAAGCTGCTGCTGCTAAGGCTGAACTGTGTTCATTGTATGGTGGGAACAGTGATCAGCTAGCAGTCATAGCAGCATTTGACTGCTGGAAGATTGCAAAAGAACAGGGTAAAGAGAATCGGTTCTGTGCTAAATACTTTGTCTCTGCAAGTACCATGCAGATGCTATCTGGTATGCGAAAGCAACTCCAAACAGAGCTAATTCGGCTGGGGTTTATTCCTGAGGATGTGTCTAGATGTAGCTTGAATGCACGCAATCCAGGTATAATCCACGCTGTCCTTGTGGCTGGTCTGTATCCCATGTTGGGAAGATTGCTTTCTTCTACTAagagtgggaaaaaaaaaggatccttTGTAGAAATTCCTGATGGTAGTAAAGTTCGTTTGCACCCTCGATCTGCTAATTTTAAAATAGCATTCAAGGCACGTGGTGGCTCTCCTTTGGTTGTATATGATGAGATAACCCGTGGGGATGGGGGTTCGAATATACGAAACTGTACTGTTGTCGGGCCACTTCCATTACTATTGCTGTCGACAGAAATAGCTGTTGCTCCAGCCAATGATGATGAGGGAAGTGATGTCGATGATaatgagtatgaaagtgatgaaGATGCAATGAAGATAGATTCTAAGTCGGGTGAACAGGCCGAAGAGAAGATTATGTCATCACCTGATAAATCTGTCATGGTTATAGTGGATGGGTGGCTTTGTTTTGAGTTGAAAGCTCTTGACGTTGCTCAGATCTATTGCTTGAGGGAACGCCTGTCTGCAGCAATTCTATTTACG GTTACTCATCCAAAGGAAGTTTTACCTCCCGATCTTGGGGCATCTATTTATGCTATAGCCTGTGTTCTATCTTATGATGGTCTATCTGGGATTCCATTGccaaagcctatggatttgccgAATTCAGATTTAGAACTTGAGATCGGTAAAGATGGAAAGGCACAGTTTAAAGTGACAGGAAATAAAGCAGCAAAATCAAAGGAGCCATTACGTCAGAGAGTAGTTTGTCAGAGGTCTCTATCGCGAGCTACTGATTTACCTGCCTTAAATGGATTTGCAAAGTTGTGTGACGACCCATCAATTCAGAGCGTTCCCCCACCGGCTTTCGCGAACGCTACTGATTTACCTGCCTTAATAAATGGAGTTGCAAAGTTGAGTGGCGACCGATCAATTCACAGTGCTCCCCCACCAGCTTTTGCGAACACAATCCCGCCGCCCACTTCACAAGTTCCAGCAGGTCCTGTCGCAGGAAACAAGCGGAAGAAGCGCCGGAATCAGGCTGGTTAA